Proteins co-encoded in one Acidobacteriota bacterium genomic window:
- a CDS encoding S8 family serine peptidase, whose amino-acid sequence MVAGLLGSSSYGAATSSYIHLVSNCSPPPNYPNPLIAAANWITTNRIDPAVVVISYNSRFFGAAEVTAINTSISSGVTWVVAAGNDSADACPQTQLDAIVVGALYINSAEYLTSYSNYGSCVTLFASGGGTSTTNTSDTATTSFYGTSASTP is encoded by the coding sequence ATGGTTGCGGGATTATTGGGCAGTTCTTCGTACGGTGCAGCCACGAGCAGTTATATTCATTTGGTCTCGAATTGCTCACCGCCGCCAAACTACCCAAATCCACTTATTGCTGCCGCCAACTGGATTACAACAAATAGGATTGATCCGGCTGTCGTCGTTATCTCTTACAATTCCAGGTTCTTCGGCGCGGCTGAGGTGACTGCGATTAATACATCTATCTCATCGGGGGTTACTTGGGTAGTCGCTGCGGGCAACGATTCAGCAGATGCGTGTCCGCAAACTCAACTCGACGCAATTGTTGTGGGTGCGTTATATATCAATAGTGCCGAATACTTAACCAGCTATTCGAACTATGGTAGCTGCGTAACCCTGTTTGCGTCGGGCGGCGGAACCAGCACGACCAATACGAGCGACACCGCGACCACCTCTTTTTATGGAACGTCAGCCTCAACTCCGTGA